A segment of the Panacibacter ginsenosidivorans genome:
AACGCGTATTTGCGAGCCATCACAACTTGCGCTGCTTGATGCAAAGTCAGGATCAAGTGGGTCTGTAATACCTGCAGAGCCGCCAAAAGAAAGTTTATAACCTATCTGGGAGTCTGTATAATGACTAACCATTAAAAGATACGTATGCCCTTGCTCTAAATAAGGCATCTGGCTAAATGTAGGAACATTATCAGTGGGTATTGATGCACATTCAATATTTGAGGAACCACCAAATTTTGCACCCGTTAAACCATAACTCCCGGACCAGTTTCCTGTAACAACTAATGATGCATTTGTATAAACGTCGTCAGGATTATGTCCTGTAATATCGTATAGCTGCCAATCATAATCATCATTCAGATCTGTTGGTGTTATTGTAAAACTCAGATCGCCGCTGGCGAAACAGGTAAATCTATACCAAAATGGGTTTTTATCAGCATAAGAAGCCCCTGTAGGATCACAACCCGGTACCGCCAGGCCTCTGTTACTACAGGGAGGAACAATAGTTTGAGAAAAAGTATCAACACCACAAACCGGAAAGGCTGTGGAAGGTGTTTGCCCTAAAGCGGAACAGGGCTGTGCTGAAACAGCAGAGCCCAGAAACAAATAACAAATTGTGATACATAAATATTTTATGAACGACATATCAAAGTAACTGGTAAACAACTAAAGACCTGCTAAACAGGCAAAACGTTGCAATAAAAGATTTTCGGTACGATTAAATTCTGCTGATAATTATGGTTCCGGCAGTTGGTTCTTTGGTCATTTTCGTTGCGTCGCACTCTTGTACTGAAGAATAAGTTTATACAGTTTACAAGTTTACGTGTTCGCAGGTTCTTAGAATATAACAAATGTATAAACTAGTAAACTTCGTGAACATGTAAACTTGCTCTTTCATTGTTCCGAACGTACAAGTGAGTGACACAACAACAGCTCAATAGTTTTACTGCAGTTTGCAAACAAAAAATACAATATTATTTTACAGGCACCATTTTTAAACATACAGGCATTGGTACATCTATCTTGGTATTGCTATCCTGCAAAATACCAAAGTTCTTATTGATGATAAATATCTGGATGTTGTTGCTGTCGCGGTTTGCAACCAATAAAAATCTTCCTGTAGGATCGATCATAAAATTGCGTGGATGCATACCAACAGCCTGGTGACCATTCTCCGCAAGTTTACCATCAGATGAAACTTTATACATGGCAATATCGTTTGCTGTAGCGCGGTTGCTGGTGTATAAAAATCTTCCGTCAGGTGTTACATGAATATCTGCACTTCCTTTATCTGCTTTTGAATTGGTGTTATCAGATACGATGGTTTGAATTTCTTTTAGCGTTCCATTATTGTATTCATACACGATGATAGTACCGGCCAATTCATTTAGCAGGTAAGCAAATTTTCCATTGGGATGAAATGTAAAATGACGGGGGCCGCTTCCATCCGGCACTTCATAGTAGGGAGGATCTAGTGGCGTTAAAGGATTGGTGGCATCGTTTGCATTAAAGGCATAACGATACAATCTATCATTGCCAAGATTGGCTACAAATAAAAATTTTTCATCAGGAGAAAGTACCACAGAGTGTGGATGCGGCATTTCCTGGCGGGCCACATTTACACCATAACCATCATGACTTATTGTTTGCACGGCAGGCTGCAAAGAACCGTCTGCGTTGGTTTTTAAAACACTTATATTTCCGCCGCTGTAGTTTGCTACGATAACATTTTTACCTGTTGAATCTACGGTAACATATGCAGGATCATCACCGCCTGTTAATTGCTTATTTAAAAAAACCAGTTCACCTTTTGTTTTATCCAGGGCAAAAGCACTTACCTCCCCGCCTTTATCTCCATGATTTTCGTTAACGGCATATACAAATTTCTGGTCTCTTGAGATGGCTAAATAAGAAGGATTCTCGACGCCTTTAGCAACACTAACCTGCGTTGCTTCATTTTTATTCGGATTATAGCGGTATACATAAATGCCTTCGCTTTTACCACCAGTAGTGTAGGTTCCTACTAACAAATATTGGATAGGGTTTTGTGCAAAACCGGCAACCGCAAATAAAAGAGAGCAGGCGAGCAAAAATTTTTTCATGAGGGAATTGTTTAATTTTTAAGAACTCCGAAGATAAATGATATAGATAAATATTTAGTTAAGGTTTTGACAAGGGTATGTTCAGAAAACCAATATTCAAAAAAAGACCCGCTAACTTTTGGTATCAGCGGGTGATCTTAAATTATGTTGACTGCGTTATTGTATGTCAGAGTATACTATGTGTAAGCGCATTTTATGATTAACACTATTACCGCCCCCTAATCTTACCCTGCCAATTGCGGGTGTATTCAATGGACCGCTTGTACCTGTATAAACCTGGTAAATAGAAGTTTCAAGAGGATAAATATAATCGTTTGACGGTGCATAGAGTATCAATGGATAACTTTTCTCGTGCCTGGTTACGATGCCTTGTGCATAGCGTGAAATATCGAACGTATAGAAATAGATAGTTTGTTGTGTAATGGGATCTATTTTTTTGTTAGGGATGCAACCATAACTCAACTGGTTACCCACGGTTCCATTGGAAATCAAAACATCATGTGGTAAGGCAAAACGCCGCATAGAATCCAAACTATATGGTGTCAGGAATAAGTTAGGTGCTGTAAATAATGCATCATTGATTGGGTCACCGGGTACCTGCTCCATCACCAGTTCCGCACGATGTATGATTCTATTGCTCAGTGTTGCAAGACTATCTATAGTGATCTTAGTATAAATACCAGGGTTTGCATCGATAAATAAAAGGCTGTCATTTATATTTCCGTTAGTGGGAATATAAGATGGTATGGCTGTTCCACTGCGGTC
Coding sequences within it:
- a CDS encoding lactonase family protein codes for the protein MKKFLLACSLLFAVAGFAQNPIQYLLVGTYTTGGKSEGIYVYRYNPNKNEATQVSVAKGVENPSYLAISRDQKFVYAVNENHGDKGGEVSAFALDKTKGELVFLNKQLTGGDDPAYVTVDSTGKNVIVANYSGGNISVLKTNADGSLQPAVQTISHDGYGVNVARQEMPHPHSVVLSPDEKFLFVANLGNDRLYRYAFNANDATNPLTPLDPPYYEVPDGSGPRHFTFHPNGKFAYLLNELAGTIIVYEYNNGTLKEIQTIVSDNTNSKADKGSADIHVTPDGRFLYTSNRATANDIAMYKVSSDGKLAENGHQAVGMHPRNFMIDPTGRFLLVANRDSNNIQIFIINKNFGILQDSNTKIDVPMPVCLKMVPVK